In one Siniperca chuatsi isolate FFG_IHB_CAS linkage group LG14, ASM2008510v1, whole genome shotgun sequence genomic region, the following are encoded:
- the LOC122888032 gene encoding proto-oncogene DBL isoform X2 has product MAESNPLRGFPRLRRAATSFPGNLHLVLVLRPTGLLSTTPSPSSSTDLGFRFSQDDFLLKMPVVMLRSVGDLLRYIDENHLTSDFTAKVEYCQSDWIVLRTAIETFAVTVKEIAQLLQGFGSELSETELPDEANAIEFLLHSHTHRYQQMKDNIRNVLKEGRLLLSNLETVKASKRDVEEERDIRADMDTVQRLLAQLRDMEEAFDGFFEKHHLKMQQYLQLLHYEMSFQQMDEVLERLTDQEKDIAFVGTTVVQTEQLLRDLETLDAHAQEEMARAQVVILHGHQLAANHHYALALIVQRCNELRHHCDVITTAIRTKRASLTRARDLLLRLEGALRWCDEGAYLLASQMVDKFQTREGAQEALQYLSCHQERAPSALKNSQDTLSLEFEAILTPQLQSQIFMVTEKLNSVQSMIRNREQCLRKLADVQVRPIQLVAPRPEPDQTLQRCKSPLFSPKHGVDFNVLNSKFSFDLLPGKRAARKNNSQRKIEVIHDFQGNRSCLYGPTLETDSETEDNPEQVTRHIMKELIATERIYVDELLSVLLGYRAEMEDPSMSNLLPSALRSQKDVLFGNMPEIYQFHSRIFLQDLQGCLETPERVGSCFLQRKEKFQVYERYCQNKPRSELLWRQCSDSPFFQECQKKLDHKLGLDSYLLKPVQRLTKYQLLLKELLKHCMEERYRCELQEALDSMLELLKSVNDSMHQIAITGYQGDLTQLGRVVMQGGFSVWISHKRAAVRMKELARFKPMQRHLFLYDHALLFCKRRDEDTHDRTPFYSFKSCLRMSAVGITENVKGDVKKFEIWYSGREVVYIVQAPTLEVKVAWLTEIRKILTNQQRLRHDEAPSLPLSDNPLSDSSSATSHSHRFRGEESIHTSPAHSDPVVHSPRRTWPVPAHSVAICEGLEDWGAATDLSNLSDSDEEDQPSPLVAGRYRVMVESSMASTDDIIFNCGDVIQLLHEDMSGMWMVRNISRGEEGHVPPEDLHRILGETC; this is encoded by the exons ATGGCCGAGTCCAACCCGCTGCGGGGGTTCCCCCGTCTGCGCCGGGCCGCG ACCTCATTTCCAGGCAATCTGCATTTGGTCTTGGTGCTCCGCCCCACCGGCTTGTTAAGCACCACCCCCAGTCCATCTTCAAGCACTGACCTGGGCTTTCGCTTCAGCCAGGATGACTTCCTGTTAAAGATGCCG GTGGTGATGCTGCGTTCAGTTGGTGACCTGCTGCGCTACATCGATGAAAACCACCTGACATCAGACTTCACTGCAAAAGTGGAGTATTGCCAAAGTGACTGGATCGTCCTCCGCACG gccATTGAGACCTTTGCGGTGACAGTGAAGGAGATCGCCCAGCTGCTGCAGGGCTTTGGATCAGAGCTGTCTGAGACCGAACTTCCAGATGAAGCTAATGCCATCGAGTTCCtgctgcactcacacacacaccgatacCAACAGATGAAG GACAATATCCGGAATGTGCTGAAAGAAGGACGGCTGCTGCTGTCGAACCTGGAAACAGTCAAGGCCTCTAAGAGAGatgtagaggaggagagggacatAAGAGCAGACATGGACACTGTTCAGAG GCTCCTAGCCCAACTCAGAGACATGGAGGAAGCGTTTGATGGCTTCTTTGAGAAACACCACCTGAAGATGCAGCAGTACCTCCAGCTGCTGCACTATGAAATGAGTTTCCAGCAG atggaTGAGGTGCTGGAGAGGCTCACTGACCAGGAAAAGGACATTGCCTTTGTGGGAACCACGGTGGTTCAGACGGAACAACTATTGCGGGACCTGGAGACGCTGGACGCACACGCTCAG GAGGAGATGGCTCGAGCCCAGGTGGTGATTCTGCATGGTCACCAGTTGGCCGCCAACCACCACTACGCTCTGGCGCTCATTGTCCAGCGCTGCAATGAGCTGCGACAtcactgtgatgtcatcacTACTGCCATACGCACCAAGCGGGCCTCGCTCACTCGAGCACGAGACCTGCTGCTCCGGCTTGAAGGG gcccTCCGGTGGTGTGACGAGGGCGCCTATCTTCTGGCCAGTCAGATGGTGGACAAGTTCCAAACGCGAGAGGGAGCTCAGGAGGCACTGCAGTACCTGAGCTGTCACCAGGAGAGGGCGCCGTCCGCACTGAAAAACAGCCAGGACACTCTGAGCCTGGAGTTTGAAGCCATACTCACCCCACAGCTGCAG tCCCAAATTTTCATGGTAACAGAGAAGCTGAACTCGGTGCAGTCCATGATCAGAAACAGAGAGCAGTGTCTAAGGAAGCTGGCGGATGTACAGGTCAGACCAATTCAGCTGGTGGCCCCCAGGCCCGAACCCGACCAGACCTTGCAGCGCTGCAAGTCACCCCTCTTCTCCCCCAAACATG GTGTAGACTTTAACGTCCTGAACTCCAAGTTCTCCTTTGACCTGCTTCCTGGCAAGAGAGCCGCGAGGAAGAACAACAGCCAacgtaag attGAGGTAATACATGATTTCCAAGGCAACCGCAGCTGTCTGTATGGCCCCACCCTTGAAACAGATTCAgagacagaagacaatccaGAGCAGGTCACACG TCATATTATGAAAGAACTGATAGCTACAGAGAGGATCTATGTGGACGAGCTGCTCTCTGTCCTTCTG GGCTACAGGGCAGAAATGGAGGACCCATCCATGTCTAATCTTCTTCCTTCAGCTCTGCGCAGCCAGAAGGACGTTCTGTTTGGCAACATGCCAGAGATTTACCAGTTCCACAGCAG GATTTTCCTCCAAGATCTGCAGGGTTGCCTGGAGACACCAGAGAGGGTGGGGTCTTGCTTCCTGCAACGG aaaGAGAAGTTCCAGGTGTATGAGCGTTACTGCCAAAACAAGCCTCGCTCTGAGTTGCTATGGAGACAGTGTTCCGATTCGCCCTTCTTTCAG GAGTGCCAGAAGAAGCTGGACCACAAGCTGGGTCTGGACTCTTACCTCCTGAAACCAGTCCAACGCCTCACCAAGTACCAGCTGCTACTCAAG GAGCTGTTGAAGCACTGTATGGAGGAGCGATATCGCTGTGAACTCCAGGAGGCTCTGGACTCCATGCTGGAGCTGCTGAAGTCTGTCAATGACTCCATGCATCAGATAGCCATCACTGGATATCAG gGTGACCTCACCCAGCTGGGCCGAGTGGTGATGCAGGGAGGCTTCAGCGTGTGGATCAGCCATAAGAGGGCAGCGGTGCGAATGAAGGAGCTGGCCAGGTTCAAACCCATGCAGAGACATCTCTTCCTTTATGACCATGCCCTGCTCTTCTGCAAGCGCAGAGACGAGGACACTCATGACAGGACACCCTTCTACAGCTTCAAATCCTGCCTCAGA ATGAGTGCAGTGGGAATCacagaaaatgtgaaaggcGATGTGAAGAAATTTGAAATCTGGTACAGTGGCAGAGAAGTAGTGTACATAGTTCAG GCTCCCACATTGGAGGTCAAAGTTGCCTGGCTGACAGAGATTCGAAAAATTCTCACCAACCAGCAGAGACTGCGTCATG ATGAGGCTCCTTCTCTTCCACTTTCAGATAACCCCCTCTCTGACAG CTCCTCTGCAACAAGCCACTCCCACAGGTTCAGAGGGGAGGAGTCAATACACACTAGCCCCGCCCACTCCGACCCCGTGGTTCACTCACCTCGACGca CTTGGCCTGTCCCTGCCCACTCAGTGGCGATCTGTGAGGGCCTGGAGGACTGGGGTGCAGCTACAGACCTCTCCAACTTATCAGACTCAGACGAGGAGGATCAGCCCTCCCCCCTG GTGGCGGGCAGGTACAGGGTCATGGTAGAGAGCAGCATGGCCAgcactgatgacatcatttttAACTGCGGTGATGTCATCCAGCTGCTGCATGAGGATATGTCAGGAATGTG GATGGTGAGGAATATAAGTCGTGGTGAAGAAGGGCATGTTCCACCTGAGGACCTGCACAGGATTCTGGGCGAGACCTGCTAA
- the LOC122888032 gene encoding proto-oncogene DBL isoform X4 yields the protein MPVVMLRSVGDLLRYIDENHLTSDFTAKVEYCQSDWIVLRTAIETFAVTVKEIAQLLQGFGSELSETELPDEANAIEFLLHSHTHRYQQMKDNIRNVLKEGRLLLSNLETVKASKRDVEEERDIRADMDTVQRLLAQLRDMEEAFDGFFEKHHLKMQQYLQLLHYEMSFQQMDEVLERLTDQEKDIAFVGTTVVQTEQLLRDLETLDAHAQEEMARAQVVILHGHQLAANHHYALALIVQRCNELRHHCDVITTAIRTKRASLTRARDLLLRLEGALRWCDEGAYLLASQMVDKFQTREGAQEALQYLSCHQERAPSALKNSQDTLSLEFEAILTPQLQSQIFMVTEKLNSVQSMIRNREQCLRKLADVQVRPIQLVAPRPEPDQTLQRCKSPLFSPKHGVDFNVLNSKFSFDLLPGKRAARKNNSQRKIEVIHDFQGNRSCLYGPTLETDSETEDNPEQVTRHIMKELIATERIYVDELLSVLLGYRAEMEDPSMSNLLPSALRSQKDVLFGNMPEIYQFHSRIFLQDLQGCLETPERVGSCFLQRKEKFQVYERYCQNKPRSELLWRQCSDSPFFQECQKKLDHKLGLDSYLLKPVQRLTKYQLLLKELLKHCMEERYRCELQEALDSMLELLKSVNDSMHQIAITGYQGDLTQLGRVVMQGGFSVWISHKRAAVRMKELARFKPMQRHLFLYDHALLFCKRRDEDTHDRTPFYSFKSCLRMSAVGITENVKGDVKKFEIWYSGREVVYIVQAPTLEVKVAWLTEIRKILTNQQRLRHDEAPSLPLSDNPLSDSASEMCVSWGGASVGGCSACFPVPHSSSATSHSHRFRGEESIHTSPAHSDPVVHSPRRTWPVPAHSVAICEGLEDWGAATDLSNLSDSDEEDQPSPLVAGRYRVMVESSMASTDDIIFNCGDVIQLLHEDMSGMWMVRNISRGEEGHVPPEDLHRILGETC from the exons ATGCCG GTGGTGATGCTGCGTTCAGTTGGTGACCTGCTGCGCTACATCGATGAAAACCACCTGACATCAGACTTCACTGCAAAAGTGGAGTATTGCCAAAGTGACTGGATCGTCCTCCGCACG gccATTGAGACCTTTGCGGTGACAGTGAAGGAGATCGCCCAGCTGCTGCAGGGCTTTGGATCAGAGCTGTCTGAGACCGAACTTCCAGATGAAGCTAATGCCATCGAGTTCCtgctgcactcacacacacaccgatacCAACAGATGAAG GACAATATCCGGAATGTGCTGAAAGAAGGACGGCTGCTGCTGTCGAACCTGGAAACAGTCAAGGCCTCTAAGAGAGatgtagaggaggagagggacatAAGAGCAGACATGGACACTGTTCAGAG GCTCCTAGCCCAACTCAGAGACATGGAGGAAGCGTTTGATGGCTTCTTTGAGAAACACCACCTGAAGATGCAGCAGTACCTCCAGCTGCTGCACTATGAAATGAGTTTCCAGCAG atggaTGAGGTGCTGGAGAGGCTCACTGACCAGGAAAAGGACATTGCCTTTGTGGGAACCACGGTGGTTCAGACGGAACAACTATTGCGGGACCTGGAGACGCTGGACGCACACGCTCAG GAGGAGATGGCTCGAGCCCAGGTGGTGATTCTGCATGGTCACCAGTTGGCCGCCAACCACCACTACGCTCTGGCGCTCATTGTCCAGCGCTGCAATGAGCTGCGACAtcactgtgatgtcatcacTACTGCCATACGCACCAAGCGGGCCTCGCTCACTCGAGCACGAGACCTGCTGCTCCGGCTTGAAGGG gcccTCCGGTGGTGTGACGAGGGCGCCTATCTTCTGGCCAGTCAGATGGTGGACAAGTTCCAAACGCGAGAGGGAGCTCAGGAGGCACTGCAGTACCTGAGCTGTCACCAGGAGAGGGCGCCGTCCGCACTGAAAAACAGCCAGGACACTCTGAGCCTGGAGTTTGAAGCCATACTCACCCCACAGCTGCAG tCCCAAATTTTCATGGTAACAGAGAAGCTGAACTCGGTGCAGTCCATGATCAGAAACAGAGAGCAGTGTCTAAGGAAGCTGGCGGATGTACAGGTCAGACCAATTCAGCTGGTGGCCCCCAGGCCCGAACCCGACCAGACCTTGCAGCGCTGCAAGTCACCCCTCTTCTCCCCCAAACATG GTGTAGACTTTAACGTCCTGAACTCCAAGTTCTCCTTTGACCTGCTTCCTGGCAAGAGAGCCGCGAGGAAGAACAACAGCCAacgtaag attGAGGTAATACATGATTTCCAAGGCAACCGCAGCTGTCTGTATGGCCCCACCCTTGAAACAGATTCAgagacagaagacaatccaGAGCAGGTCACACG TCATATTATGAAAGAACTGATAGCTACAGAGAGGATCTATGTGGACGAGCTGCTCTCTGTCCTTCTG GGCTACAGGGCAGAAATGGAGGACCCATCCATGTCTAATCTTCTTCCTTCAGCTCTGCGCAGCCAGAAGGACGTTCTGTTTGGCAACATGCCAGAGATTTACCAGTTCCACAGCAG GATTTTCCTCCAAGATCTGCAGGGTTGCCTGGAGACACCAGAGAGGGTGGGGTCTTGCTTCCTGCAACGG aaaGAGAAGTTCCAGGTGTATGAGCGTTACTGCCAAAACAAGCCTCGCTCTGAGTTGCTATGGAGACAGTGTTCCGATTCGCCCTTCTTTCAG GAGTGCCAGAAGAAGCTGGACCACAAGCTGGGTCTGGACTCTTACCTCCTGAAACCAGTCCAACGCCTCACCAAGTACCAGCTGCTACTCAAG GAGCTGTTGAAGCACTGTATGGAGGAGCGATATCGCTGTGAACTCCAGGAGGCTCTGGACTCCATGCTGGAGCTGCTGAAGTCTGTCAATGACTCCATGCATCAGATAGCCATCACTGGATATCAG gGTGACCTCACCCAGCTGGGCCGAGTGGTGATGCAGGGAGGCTTCAGCGTGTGGATCAGCCATAAGAGGGCAGCGGTGCGAATGAAGGAGCTGGCCAGGTTCAAACCCATGCAGAGACATCTCTTCCTTTATGACCATGCCCTGCTCTTCTGCAAGCGCAGAGACGAGGACACTCATGACAGGACACCCTTCTACAGCTTCAAATCCTGCCTCAGA ATGAGTGCAGTGGGAATCacagaaaatgtgaaaggcGATGTGAAGAAATTTGAAATCTGGTACAGTGGCAGAGAAGTAGTGTACATAGTTCAG GCTCCCACATTGGAGGTCAAAGTTGCCTGGCTGACAGAGATTCGAAAAATTCTCACCAACCAGCAGAGACTGCGTCATG ATGAGGCTCCTTCTCTTCCACTTTCAGATAACCCCCTCTCTGACAG TGCATCAGAGATGTGTGTGTCGTGGGGCGGAGCGTCGGTGGGAGGCTGCTCAGCGTGTTTCCCTGTTCCTCACAGCTCCTCTGCAACAAGCCACTCCCACAGGTTCAGAGGGGAGGAGTCAATACACACTAGCCCCGCCCACTCCGACCCCGTGGTTCACTCACCTCGACGca CTTGGCCTGTCCCTGCCCACTCAGTGGCGATCTGTGAGGGCCTGGAGGACTGGGGTGCAGCTACAGACCTCTCCAACTTATCAGACTCAGACGAGGAGGATCAGCCCTCCCCCCTG GTGGCGGGCAGGTACAGGGTCATGGTAGAGAGCAGCATGGCCAgcactgatgacatcatttttAACTGCGGTGATGTCATCCAGCTGCTGCATGAGGATATGTCAGGAATGTG GATGGTGAGGAATATAAGTCGTGGTGAAGAAGGGCATGTTCCACCTGAGGACCTGCACAGGATTCTGGGCGAGACCTGCTAA
- the LOC122888032 gene encoding proto-oncogene DBL isoform X1 has protein sequence MAESNPLRGFPRLRRAATSFPGNLHLVLVLRPTGLLSTTPSPSSSTDLGFRFSQDDFLLKMPVVMLRSVGDLLRYIDENHLTSDFTAKVEYCQSDWIVLRTAIETFAVTVKEIAQLLQGFGSELSETELPDEANAIEFLLHSHTHRYQQMKDNIRNVLKEGRLLLSNLETVKASKRDVEEERDIRADMDTVQRLLAQLRDMEEAFDGFFEKHHLKMQQYLQLLHYEMSFQQMDEVLERLTDQEKDIAFVGTTVVQTEQLLRDLETLDAHAQEEMARAQVVILHGHQLAANHHYALALIVQRCNELRHHCDVITTAIRTKRASLTRARDLLLRLEGALRWCDEGAYLLASQMVDKFQTREGAQEALQYLSCHQERAPSALKNSQDTLSLEFEAILTPQLQSQIFMVTEKLNSVQSMIRNREQCLRKLADVQVRPIQLVAPRPEPDQTLQRCKSPLFSPKHGVDFNVLNSKFSFDLLPGKRAARKNNSQRKIEVIHDFQGNRSCLYGPTLETDSETEDNPEQVTRHIMKELIATERIYVDELLSVLLGYRAEMEDPSMSNLLPSALRSQKDVLFGNMPEIYQFHSRIFLQDLQGCLETPERVGSCFLQRKEKFQVYERYCQNKPRSELLWRQCSDSPFFQECQKKLDHKLGLDSYLLKPVQRLTKYQLLLKELLKHCMEERYRCELQEALDSMLELLKSVNDSMHQIAITGYQGDLTQLGRVVMQGGFSVWISHKRAAVRMKELARFKPMQRHLFLYDHALLFCKRRDEDTHDRTPFYSFKSCLRMSAVGITENVKGDVKKFEIWYSGREVVYIVQAPTLEVKVAWLTEIRKILTNQQRLRHDEAPSLPLSDNPLSDSASEMCVSWGGASVGGCSACFPVPHSSSATSHSHRFRGEESIHTSPAHSDPVVHSPRRTWPVPAHSVAICEGLEDWGAATDLSNLSDSDEEDQPSPLVAGRYRVMVESSMASTDDIIFNCGDVIQLLHEDMSGMWMVRNISRGEEGHVPPEDLHRILGETC, from the exons ATGGCCGAGTCCAACCCGCTGCGGGGGTTCCCCCGTCTGCGCCGGGCCGCG ACCTCATTTCCAGGCAATCTGCATTTGGTCTTGGTGCTCCGCCCCACCGGCTTGTTAAGCACCACCCCCAGTCCATCTTCAAGCACTGACCTGGGCTTTCGCTTCAGCCAGGATGACTTCCTGTTAAAGATGCCG GTGGTGATGCTGCGTTCAGTTGGTGACCTGCTGCGCTACATCGATGAAAACCACCTGACATCAGACTTCACTGCAAAAGTGGAGTATTGCCAAAGTGACTGGATCGTCCTCCGCACG gccATTGAGACCTTTGCGGTGACAGTGAAGGAGATCGCCCAGCTGCTGCAGGGCTTTGGATCAGAGCTGTCTGAGACCGAACTTCCAGATGAAGCTAATGCCATCGAGTTCCtgctgcactcacacacacaccgatacCAACAGATGAAG GACAATATCCGGAATGTGCTGAAAGAAGGACGGCTGCTGCTGTCGAACCTGGAAACAGTCAAGGCCTCTAAGAGAGatgtagaggaggagagggacatAAGAGCAGACATGGACACTGTTCAGAG GCTCCTAGCCCAACTCAGAGACATGGAGGAAGCGTTTGATGGCTTCTTTGAGAAACACCACCTGAAGATGCAGCAGTACCTCCAGCTGCTGCACTATGAAATGAGTTTCCAGCAG atggaTGAGGTGCTGGAGAGGCTCACTGACCAGGAAAAGGACATTGCCTTTGTGGGAACCACGGTGGTTCAGACGGAACAACTATTGCGGGACCTGGAGACGCTGGACGCACACGCTCAG GAGGAGATGGCTCGAGCCCAGGTGGTGATTCTGCATGGTCACCAGTTGGCCGCCAACCACCACTACGCTCTGGCGCTCATTGTCCAGCGCTGCAATGAGCTGCGACAtcactgtgatgtcatcacTACTGCCATACGCACCAAGCGGGCCTCGCTCACTCGAGCACGAGACCTGCTGCTCCGGCTTGAAGGG gcccTCCGGTGGTGTGACGAGGGCGCCTATCTTCTGGCCAGTCAGATGGTGGACAAGTTCCAAACGCGAGAGGGAGCTCAGGAGGCACTGCAGTACCTGAGCTGTCACCAGGAGAGGGCGCCGTCCGCACTGAAAAACAGCCAGGACACTCTGAGCCTGGAGTTTGAAGCCATACTCACCCCACAGCTGCAG tCCCAAATTTTCATGGTAACAGAGAAGCTGAACTCGGTGCAGTCCATGATCAGAAACAGAGAGCAGTGTCTAAGGAAGCTGGCGGATGTACAGGTCAGACCAATTCAGCTGGTGGCCCCCAGGCCCGAACCCGACCAGACCTTGCAGCGCTGCAAGTCACCCCTCTTCTCCCCCAAACATG GTGTAGACTTTAACGTCCTGAACTCCAAGTTCTCCTTTGACCTGCTTCCTGGCAAGAGAGCCGCGAGGAAGAACAACAGCCAacgtaag attGAGGTAATACATGATTTCCAAGGCAACCGCAGCTGTCTGTATGGCCCCACCCTTGAAACAGATTCAgagacagaagacaatccaGAGCAGGTCACACG TCATATTATGAAAGAACTGATAGCTACAGAGAGGATCTATGTGGACGAGCTGCTCTCTGTCCTTCTG GGCTACAGGGCAGAAATGGAGGACCCATCCATGTCTAATCTTCTTCCTTCAGCTCTGCGCAGCCAGAAGGACGTTCTGTTTGGCAACATGCCAGAGATTTACCAGTTCCACAGCAG GATTTTCCTCCAAGATCTGCAGGGTTGCCTGGAGACACCAGAGAGGGTGGGGTCTTGCTTCCTGCAACGG aaaGAGAAGTTCCAGGTGTATGAGCGTTACTGCCAAAACAAGCCTCGCTCTGAGTTGCTATGGAGACAGTGTTCCGATTCGCCCTTCTTTCAG GAGTGCCAGAAGAAGCTGGACCACAAGCTGGGTCTGGACTCTTACCTCCTGAAACCAGTCCAACGCCTCACCAAGTACCAGCTGCTACTCAAG GAGCTGTTGAAGCACTGTATGGAGGAGCGATATCGCTGTGAACTCCAGGAGGCTCTGGACTCCATGCTGGAGCTGCTGAAGTCTGTCAATGACTCCATGCATCAGATAGCCATCACTGGATATCAG gGTGACCTCACCCAGCTGGGCCGAGTGGTGATGCAGGGAGGCTTCAGCGTGTGGATCAGCCATAAGAGGGCAGCGGTGCGAATGAAGGAGCTGGCCAGGTTCAAACCCATGCAGAGACATCTCTTCCTTTATGACCATGCCCTGCTCTTCTGCAAGCGCAGAGACGAGGACACTCATGACAGGACACCCTTCTACAGCTTCAAATCCTGCCTCAGA ATGAGTGCAGTGGGAATCacagaaaatgtgaaaggcGATGTGAAGAAATTTGAAATCTGGTACAGTGGCAGAGAAGTAGTGTACATAGTTCAG GCTCCCACATTGGAGGTCAAAGTTGCCTGGCTGACAGAGATTCGAAAAATTCTCACCAACCAGCAGAGACTGCGTCATG ATGAGGCTCCTTCTCTTCCACTTTCAGATAACCCCCTCTCTGACAG TGCATCAGAGATGTGTGTGTCGTGGGGCGGAGCGTCGGTGGGAGGCTGCTCAGCGTGTTTCCCTGTTCCTCACAGCTCCTCTGCAACAAGCCACTCCCACAGGTTCAGAGGGGAGGAGTCAATACACACTAGCCCCGCCCACTCCGACCCCGTGGTTCACTCACCTCGACGca CTTGGCCTGTCCCTGCCCACTCAGTGGCGATCTGTGAGGGCCTGGAGGACTGGGGTGCAGCTACAGACCTCTCCAACTTATCAGACTCAGACGAGGAGGATCAGCCCTCCCCCCTG GTGGCGGGCAGGTACAGGGTCATGGTAGAGAGCAGCATGGCCAgcactgatgacatcatttttAACTGCGGTGATGTCATCCAGCTGCTGCATGAGGATATGTCAGGAATGTG GATGGTGAGGAATATAAGTCGTGGTGAAGAAGGGCATGTTCCACCTGAGGACCTGCACAGGATTCTGGGCGAGACCTGCTAA